The DNA sequence CCTACCCCGCCGTGCACCAGCTCGTGAGCACGGTCAGCGGCACGGCGGCATCCGGCGCCGACGTCTCGGCGCTCTTCGCCGCAGCGGCGCCCGCCGGCAGCATGACCGGTGCTCCGAAGCTCTCGGCGATGACAAGACTGTACGAGCTCGAGGGCGGTCCGCGCGGCGTCTACGCCGGATGCTTCGGGTTCGTCGGCGACGACGGCGCCCTGGATCTCGCGATGGTGATCCGCAGCATCGTCGTCGACGGAGGCGAGGCGGTCGTCGGGGCAGGGGGAGGGATCACGTGGCGGTCGGTCGCGGCATCCGAGGTCGCGGAGGTCGCGACGAAGGCCAGCGCACCGCTCGCAGCCCTGGGGGCGGATACGCCCGTGGCCTGGGCTTCCGATATCCTGAACTGATCCCTTCTTCCCTTCAGATTGGTCGTGCGTTCGTTGTCTGAGAACCTGTCCACCTCTCCCGTCGCCGAGGAGTCCGTCTCGGCGCACGACATCCAGGCCAAGTGGCAGAAGTACTGGGCGGAGAACGGCACGTTCCTCACGGGTGGCGACGACGACACGCGGCCCCGCCGCTACGTGCTGGCGATGTTCCCGTACCCGTCCGGCGACCTGCACATGGGGCACGCCGAGAACTACCTGTACTCCGACATCGTCGCGCGCTTCTGGCGGCACCGTGGCCACAACGTCATGAACCCGATCGGATGGGACTCGTTCGGCCTCCCCGCCGAGAACGCCGCCATCCGCCAGGGCGCCGACCCGCGCGAGTGGACCTACCAGAACATCGCGCAGCAGAAGGTCGGCTTCGAGCAGTACGGCGTCTCCTTCGACTGGAGCCGGGTGCTGCACACCTCCGACCCGGAGTACTACCGCTGGAACCAGTGGCTGTTCCTGAAGCTGTACGAGCGCGGTCTGGCCTATCGCAAGAAGAGCCCGGTGAACTGGTGCCCGAACGACCAGACGGTGCTCGCGAACGAGCAGGTCATCGACGGGCGCTGCGATCGTTGCGGGGCCGAGGTCGTCAAGAAGAAGCTGACGCAGTGGTACTTCCGCATCACGGACTACGCCGACCGTCTGCTCGACGACCTGAACCAGCTCGAGGGTCGCTGGCCGCACAAGGTGCTGCAGATGCAGCGCAACTGGATCGGACGATCGGTCGGCGCAGACGTCGACTTCCGCATCGAGGGACGCGACGAGCCGGTCACCGTGTTCTCGACCCGCCCTGACACGCTGCACGGCGCGACGTTCTTCGTCGTGGCCCCCGACGGCGACCTGGCCGCCGAGCTGGCTGCCGAGGCTCCGGATGACGTGCGCGAGCGCTTCCAGAACTACCTCGCCGACGTGCAGAAGACCACCGACATCGACCGCCAGTCGACGGACCGCCCGAAGACCGGCGTCTTCCTGGAGCGCTACGCGGTCAACCCGGTGAACGGGGAGAAGCTGCCCATCTGGGCCGCCGACTACGTCCTGGCCGACTACGGTCACGGTGCGGTCATGGCCGTGCCGGCGCATGACCAGCGCGACCTCGACTTCGCGCGCGCCTTCGACCTGCCGGTCAAGGTCGTCGTCGACACGACGGCGCCCATCACGGGCGCCATGCAGGTGATCGAGGTCGACGACGAGGGCGTGCCGATCGACGCGGAAGCGGCGCTCGACGAGCAGAACCCGGCCTCCACCGGGGTCGCGCTCACCGGCGAGGGGCGCATGATCAACTCCGGGCCCCTCAACGGGCTCTCGAAGCGCAATGCGATCGCGCGGGCCATCGAGCAGCTCGAGGCGTCGGGCACCGGTCGTGCCGCGAAGAACTACCGCCTACGCGACTGGCTGATCTCGCGACAGCGCTTCTGGGGCACCCCGATCCCCATGCTGCATGCCGAGGACGGCAGCATCGTGCCGGTGCAGGAGGACAAGCTGCCGGTGAAGCTGCCGAGCGTCGAGGGCCTCGACCTGAAGCCCAAGGGCACGTCGCCGCTGGGTGGAGCCGAGAGCTGGGTGCGCACGATCGACCCCGTCTCGGGTGACCCGATGCTGCGCGACCCCGACACCATGGACACGTTCGTCGACAGCTCGTGGTACTTCCTGCGCTTCCTCTCGCCGAACAGCGACACCGAGGCGTTCGATCCCGCCCTGGCGTCGCGCTGGGCGCCCGTCGACTCGTACATCGGCGGTGTCGAGCACGCGATCCTGCACCTGCTGTACGCGCGCTTCATCACGAAGGTGCTGTTCGACATGGGGCTCATCGACTTCACCGAGCCGTTCTCGAACCTCATCAACCAGGGCATGGTGCTCCTCGACGGTCAGAAGATGTCGAAGAGCAAGGGCAACCTGGTGCTGTTCCAGGAGGAGCTCGACGCGCACGGAGCGGATGCCCTGCGGGTGGGTCTCGCTTTCGCGGGTCCGGTGGAGGACGACAAGGACTGGGCGGACGTCTCGACGACCGGTGCTCAGAAGTTCCTCTCGCGTGCTCTGCGCATCGCGCATGAGGTCTCGAGCGATGTCGACGTCGTGTTCGACGGCGGCACCGCCGCGCTGCGTCGCGCGACGCACAAGCTTCTGTCGGAGGCTCCCGGCCTCGTCGAGCAGACGAAGTTCAACGTGCTGGTCGCGCGTCTCATGGAGCTCGTCAACGTCACTCGCAAGACGATCGACACGAGCGCGTCCGGCGCTGCGGACCCGGCGGTGCGCGAGGCGGCGGAAACGGTCGCGGTGATGCTCGACCTCATCGCTCCGCACACCGCGGAGGAGATGTGGGAGGCACTCGGTCACGAGCCGTCGGTGGGTCTGGTGACCTGGCGATCCGCTGACCCGGTGCTCCTCGTCGAGGATTCGGTGACCGCGGTCGTGCAGGTCGGCGGCAAGGTGCGCGCGCAGCTCGAGGTTCCCGCCCGCATCGGGGAGGCCGAGCTCGAGGCACTCGCGCGCGCCGACGAGCGGGTGATCCGGTCGATCGGTGATCGCGAGATCGTGAAGGTCGTCGTGCGCGCCCCGAAGATCGTGAGCATCGTCGTCAAGTGACGTCGAGGGGCGGTCCGAGACCGCTCCTGCACATCTCGCAGGCGCCGTGCGTTCTGCACGGCGGGGGTCTTCGCGTTGTTCGGACGTCGGCGCACGCGCTTAGGTTGGCGGGGTGACAGAGTCCCCACCTCCACCGCGGCAGCGCCGTCTGCGTCTGAGCATCGGCGCGGCCGTCGTGGTCGCCCTCGTCGTGCTGTCGGGTGCTGTCGGTCTGGGGCTGCTCCGCGGGCAGGCGGCGCCGACCGAGTCGGTTCCGATGTCGACCGACGAACCGGCGGTGTCCGCGTCGGGAGAGCTCTACGTGCACGTGCTCGGCGCGGTCGAGCAGCCCGGTCTGTACGTGCTCGATCTCGATGCACGGCTCGTGGATGCTGTCGCCGCCGCCGGCGGGACGACGGACCAGGCCGACCTCGCCGGCGTGAACCTCGCCCGTGCGGTCACCGACGGCGAGCAGATCATCGTCCCGGTGATCGGCGCCGGTGCAGGCGCGCCGGGAACGGCAGCGCCGGGCGACGATCGGATCGACCTGAACACCGCCGATCAGGCGGCACTCGAGACACTGCCCCGCATCGGGCCTGCGCTCGCGGAGCGGATCTTGGCGTGGCGGGAGGAGAACGGACGGTTCCAATCCGTCGACGATCTCCTGGCCGTGCCGGGAATTGGAGAGAAGCTCCTTGCCGGCATCCGCGACGGAGTCAGGGTGTGACGGGCGCGAGTACGAAGTCTCCGGTCTCGCCGGGGTTGACCGCGACCTCCCAGCGGAACCCGTCCGGGTCGGAGAAGTACCCCGAGTAGCCGCCCCACTCGCGCTCGCGAGCCGCGCTCACGGGCGCTCCGAGTGCGCGCACCTCTTCGAGGACTGCGTCGACCTCGGCGGGCGTGGCGAGATTGTGGGCGAGGGTGATCGGGGCGATGCCGGATGCCGGTGCCTCGCCGATCTCCGCAGTGAACCCCTCGACCGACCAGAGCGACAGGATCAGCCGATCGGCGACCGGCAGCATCAGCACATCGTCGCCGGCGAAGATCGGTTCCCAGCCCAATCCGTCCACGTAGAAGGCCCGGCTGCGGCCCAGATCGGCGACGGCGAGGGTGATGAAGCTGACGCGCTGTTCCATGGGGCGAGTCTCGCACACGCCGCGGCGGGCGCGGGTGCGGCCCTGGATCCGGTCGCCGAGCAATACGGTCTCGCGCGGGCGGGGTGCGTGCGCTTCGGGCGCTCTCAGTGCGGGAGCACCAGTCCCATGACCTGACGGCCGTCACCGTAGGTGCCCAAGCTCAGCCAGCCCCGCGACGAATACAACCGGACCGCCGGGTCTTGCGGATCCGACGTGGTCGCGAGCAGGGCGCGGCTGTGATCGAGGTCGGAGAGCAAAGCATCGTGAAGGCGCCGCCCCACACCTTCGCCGCGAGCCCCAGGACGGACGGCCAACTCGACGAACTCGAAGTGTCCGCCCACCCAGCCGTCGGCCGCCGCGCTGAGCTCGCGGCTGATGAGTTCGGGCCAGTACTGGCCGCGCGCGCCCGTGTACCCCCAGGCGAACCCTACGAGTCGATCGTCGGCATGAGCGAGCGCGAGCCGGTATCCCGGCCTGGCCCGATGACGGTCCCAGGGTGAGATGGCCCACTCGTCAGGCGCGTCGACGCGGCCGAAGACCTCTGACCATACGTCGAGGACGGCGTCGCGGAAATGCGACGCCATCGCACCTGAGAAGACCTGAACCGTTACCACCCTCACATCGTGTCAAGCGGGGGGTCGCGTCGCCACTAGGTGCTGCCCAGGCAATCGCACGAGAGGCGCTCACGGGCGCGAAGGGCTGGACTGCGAGTCAGACGGAGGCGGCTCGGACCGTCCGCTCGACGTGCCGGCGCACCCAGCCGTCGTCGAACGGTCGTGTACGGAGGAGCCAGCGGTGCAGGATCGGTCCGAAGAACAGTTCGGCGATCTCGTCGGGCTCATCGACGCCTGCCGCAGCGAGGCGTCGGGCGACGGCATCCCGCTGGATATCGAAGAGCGACTCACGGTACTGCGCGGCGAGCGCCTCGTCGTCCTGCAGTTGAGCGGTCACGGCGCGCAGCAGCGTCTCCTGGGGGCGGTCGGTGAGTTCCGCGACCATGGCCGACGCGATCGTGTGCAGGTCGGCCGTGAGGTCTCCGGTGTCGGGGAGCGTGACGACACCGTTCTCGTCCAGGCTTCGAGCCAGCAGGGCATCGAACAGGATCGCGCCCGTCGATGACCACGAGCGGTACAGCGTCTGCTTGCTGACTTCGGCGCGCGCGGCGATCGCCTCCATCGTGATGGATCGGATGCGGCCCTCGTGAGCGAGTGCGAGCACCGCTTCATGGACCTTCGTGCGCGTGCGGGGGCGAGCCATGGTCTAAGCCTATCGGCAGAACGAGACGCTGCGTCCAGTTCCAGCTAAGCTGACGCCATGACGACGAACCAGCGATGGATGATCACCGGAGGCAGCCGAGGCCTCGGACGAGCACTGACCCTGGGGGCCCTGGATGCGGGGCATGCGGTCGTGGCCACGGCGAGAGCGGGCCACTCGCTGCCCGACCACGAGCTGCTGAGCGTGCTCGAGCTCGACGTGCGGGATCGACGGAGCGTGCAGGATGCGGTGGATGCCGCCGCCTCCCGCCTCGGAGGTCTCGACGTGGTCATCAACAATGCGGGAGTCGGGCTGATCGGCGCGACCGAGGAGGTGTCCGAGGAGGCCACGCGCTTGCTCATCGACACCAACCTGCTCGGGCCGCTGTGGCTGAGCCAGGCCGCGATCCCGATCATGCGCGCCCAGGGCGCCGGGCACATCGTGCAGATCTCGTCGGTCGGCGCGGTGGGCACGATGCCGACGCTCGGCCTGTACAACGCGACGAAATGGGGACTGGAGGCGTTCAGCGAAGCGATGGCAGCCGAGGTCCGGAGGTTCGGCATCCGAGTCTCCCTCATCGAGCCGGGCGCGCTCGACACGGATTGGGCGGGTTCGAGCATGCGATTCGCCGCGCCGATGCCCGAGAACGACGACCTGCGGACCGAGCTCTTCGGCACGGCGGAGGTGCCGTGGCCCGCGGCAGGGCCGACCGGTGGGACCTCGCCGGAGGACGCGGCTGCCGCCATCCTCGCGTGGGTGCAGGATCCCCGCGACGATCGACTCCGTGTGCTCGTCGGAGACGACGCGCCGTCGCAGGTGCGGGCAGCGCTGGATCTTCGATACGAGGACTACTCTCACGATCCGCGCTTCGCGGGTGGCTGAGGCGTCGCTCACGCAGGCGTAGTAGAGCAACGACGGCGGGTCAGCGGGTGCGGGATAGCTCCTGCGCGAGCATCACGATTATGCCGCTGGGACCCCGCAGGTACGTGAGCTTGTAGATGTCGTTGTAGTTCGCGACGCCGCGAAGTGGGTGACAACCGTGCCGGGCGGCGATCGCGAGGGCGGCATCGATATCGTCGACCGAGAACGCGACGCGGTGCATTCCGATTTCGTTGGGGAGGACCGGGTCGGTCTCGATAGCGGTGGGGTGGATGTACTCGAACAGCTCCAGCTGGCCGTGACCGTCCGGAGTCTGGAGTACGGCGATCTTGGCGTGATTTCCGTCGAGTCCGACTGCGGTGTCGGCCCATGAGCCGCTTATCGTCTCGCGACTGACGACCGAAAGTCCCAGATCCGTGAAGAATGCGATCGCCGCGTCGATGTTTCGGACTGCGATACCGATGTTCTCGAGCTTTATCGTCATGCGCCGTACCTTACTCGTCTCAGCGCGAAGCCCGGCTCTGGTCGTTCGGCGCCGGATTCGGAACCACTGCGGTCAGGTGACGGCAGATCCGAACGTCTCCTGCACAGGTGCGAGGGCTCGGCGGCTTTCCCCTGTTCGTGTGTTCGTGGTCAGCCGGGGCGTCGGCTGGCTTCTAGGTTGTTCGGATGGTTGTTCAGACGGAGGTCGCACGTAGGCATCTGGGGCGAGGCCCGGGTGCGAGGCGTGACCTTCGTCTGCTCCCGGTCGCGGGTGGGGCGTGGGGTGTGGCGCTCGTGTGCGTGTTCGCGCCGGAGGCGTCGGGGTGGTGGGTGGGAGGCTGTTCGGCGGCCGCGTTCCTGACCGGTGCTGTGATCGTTGTCGGTCGCCGTCGGGCCGCCACGCTGGGAGGGCTGATGATCGTCGTCCTGGCAGTCGGCGCATCCGTCGCGTTCACGGTGATGACGGAGTCGGTGCATCGTGACGTGGCACGGGAGTGGGACGGCCGGGTCGTCGAGGCGGTGGGGGAGGTCGCGTCGTCTGCATCGGTCGGGCGGGACGGACGGTTGTGGGTGGACGTGCAGTTGCGGGGGATCGGGCCGCCGGGACAGGTGCGTGCTGTGTCCGCTCCGGTGCGAGTCGGGATCGACCCGGTCGACGGGTTCGACCTCGGGGCGGTCGTGCGGGTCACCGCCGAGAGCGCGGTGACGGATGCGGGGGAGCGCGCGGCGCTCGTGCTGTTCGCGAGCGCGGCGTCTGTGGAACGGGAGGCATCGGGCGTGTTCGCCGCGGCGGCGGGCTTGCGTCACGCGTTCATCGAGCGTTCGACGCGTCTTCCTGAACCGGGCGCCGGTCTGCTGCCCGGTCTCGCCGTCGGAGACACGCGCGCTGTCGCAGCGGAACTCGACGACGCGATGCGCACGAGCGGGCTGAGCCACCTCACCGCCGTGAGCGGAGCGAACTGCGCCATCGTCGTCGGGGCGGTGTTCTGGTTGGCGTCGCTGTGCGGAGCAGGGCGGGGGCTTCGCATCGTGCTCGCGGCACTCGGGCTGGCGGGGTTCGTGGTCCTGGTCACCCCGGAACCGAGCGTGATCCGTGCGGGTGTCATGGCGGGGGTAGCCATGACGTCGATCCTGATCGGTCGCCCCAGCGCCGGAGCGGGGATGCTGGCGCTCAGCGCTGCCGGCATCCTCATCGCCGATCCCTGGCTGGCGTCCACGCCCGGCTTCGCGCTCTCGGTGGTCGCGTCCGGTGCGCTCATCCTGCTCGCACCGGTCCTGTCTCGAGGGCTCGCGCGATGGATGCCGCAGCCGTTGGCGCTCGCGATCGGTGTGCCGCTTGCGGCTCAGCTTGCCTGCGGGCCGATCATCGCCCTGTTCGCCGAGCAGCAGTCCCTCGTCGGTCTCGCGGCGAATCTGCTCGCCGCGCCGGCCGCGCCCGTCGCCACGGTGATCGGCCTGCTCGCGTGCCTCTGCGCCCCGGTGCCGCTGCTCGCCGACCTGCTCGCTGCATCGGCCTGGCTCCCGGCGTCGTGGATCGCTGCGACCGCGGACGCGACGTCGCGACTGCCGTTCGCCGTGGTGGCGGTGCCTCCGGGCGTCTTCAGCGCCGCTGCGGTCGCGGCACTCAGCGCCTGCGTCGGCGTCGTCATCGCGGGGGAGAGCGTGCGGGTGCGTGGGGTCCGCACCGCAGCATCCCTCGTGCTGGCCGCCGGAGCGGCACTGGCGTGCGCCCATGCGTTGCTCTCCGGTCCGCTCGCCCGCATGACCACCCCGACAGCATGGTCCATCGCCGCGTGCGATGTCGGACAGGGTGACGCGGTGCTCGTCCGCTCCCAGGAGCAGGTCGCGCTGATCGACACAGGACCGGACCCCGACTCCCTCGCGGCGTGCGTGCGCGCCCTCGGCATCGATCGGGTGGACCTGCTCGTGCTCACGCACTTCGACATCGACCACGTCGGGGGAGTCGAGGCCGTGCAGGGGATGGTGGGCACGGTCGTGCACGGGCCCCTCGGAGAACCCGCGGACCGGCGGACGCTCGACAGGCTGCGCAGCGGCGGTGCGGCGGTCGTGCAGGGTGTCGCGGGGATGCGGGGCGACCTCGGGGCAGCGGACTGGCAGGTGCTGTGGCCCGAGCGCGAGTCGCGCGCCTACCCTCCTGGCAATGACATGAGCGTCGTCGTCGAGATCGGCGGTGCGGAGGTGCCGCGTTCGCTGTTCCTCGGCGATCTGTCCGCCCAGCCGCAGGGCATGCTGCTGCACTCGGGTCGCCTGCGCGGCGAATACGACCTCGTCAAGGTCGCCCACCACGGCAGCGCCGATCAGGATCCTGCGCTCTACGAGCAGGCGGATGCCGCAGCTCTGATCTTCAGTGCCGGGCTGGGGAACGACTACGGCCATCCCCGCGCCGAGGCGCTCGCCCTGGCGTCCGCGAACGGCGCGCGAGCCCTGCGCACCGACCTCGAAGGACGCGTCCTCGTGGGCCTCGACGACGGCGCCCTGGAGGTGTGGAC is a window from the Microbacterium sp. LWO14-1.2 genome containing:
- the leuS gene encoding leucine--tRNA ligase; the protein is MSENLSTSPVAEESVSAHDIQAKWQKYWAENGTFLTGGDDDTRPRRYVLAMFPYPSGDLHMGHAENYLYSDIVARFWRHRGHNVMNPIGWDSFGLPAENAAIRQGADPREWTYQNIAQQKVGFEQYGVSFDWSRVLHTSDPEYYRWNQWLFLKLYERGLAYRKKSPVNWCPNDQTVLANEQVIDGRCDRCGAEVVKKKLTQWYFRITDYADRLLDDLNQLEGRWPHKVLQMQRNWIGRSVGADVDFRIEGRDEPVTVFSTRPDTLHGATFFVVAPDGDLAAELAAEAPDDVRERFQNYLADVQKTTDIDRQSTDRPKTGVFLERYAVNPVNGEKLPIWAADYVLADYGHGAVMAVPAHDQRDLDFARAFDLPVKVVVDTTAPITGAMQVIEVDDEGVPIDAEAALDEQNPASTGVALTGEGRMINSGPLNGLSKRNAIARAIEQLEASGTGRAAKNYRLRDWLISRQRFWGTPIPMLHAEDGSIVPVQEDKLPVKLPSVEGLDLKPKGTSPLGGAESWVRTIDPVSGDPMLRDPDTMDTFVDSSWYFLRFLSPNSDTEAFDPALASRWAPVDSYIGGVEHAILHLLYARFITKVLFDMGLIDFTEPFSNLINQGMVLLDGQKMSKSKGNLVLFQEELDAHGADALRVGLAFAGPVEDDKDWADVSTTGAQKFLSRALRIAHEVSSDVDVVFDGGTAALRRATHKLLSEAPGLVEQTKFNVLVARLMELVNVTRKTIDTSASGAADPAVREAAETVAVMLDLIAPHTAEEMWEALGHEPSVGLVTWRSADPVLLVEDSVTAVVQVGGKVRAQLEVPARIGEAELEALARADERVIRSIGDREIVKVVVRAPKIVSIVVK
- a CDS encoding ComEA family DNA-binding protein, translated to MTESPPPPRQRRLRLSIGAAVVVALVVLSGAVGLGLLRGQAAPTESVPMSTDEPAVSASGELYVHVLGAVEQPGLYVLDLDARLVDAVAAAGGTTDQADLAGVNLARAVTDGEQIIVPVIGAGAGAPGTAAPGDDRIDLNTADQAALETLPRIGPALAERILAWREENGRFQSVDDLLAVPGIGEKLLAGIRDGVRV
- a CDS encoding VOC family protein, with amino-acid sequence MEQRVSFITLAVADLGRSRAFYVDGLGWEPIFAGDDVLMLPVADRLILSLWSVEGFTAEIGEAPASGIAPITLAHNLATPAEVDAVLEEVRALGAPVSAAREREWGGYSGYFSDPDGFRWEVAVNPGETGDFVLAPVTP
- a CDS encoding GNAT family N-acetyltransferase, translated to MASHFRDAVLDVWSEVFGRVDAPDEWAISPWDRHRARPGYRLALAHADDRLVGFAWGYTGARGQYWPELISRELSAAADGWVGGHFEFVELAVRPGARGEGVGRRLHDALLSDLDHSRALLATTSDPQDPAVRLYSSRGWLSLGTYGDGRQVMGLVLPH
- a CDS encoding TetR/AcrR family transcriptional regulator C-terminal ligand-binding domain-containing protein, yielding MARPRTRTKVHEAVLALAHEGRIRSITMEAIAARAEVSKQTLYRSWSSTGAILFDALLARSLDENGVVTLPDTGDLTADLHTIASAMVAELTDRPQETLLRAVTAQLQDDEALAAQYRESLFDIQRDAVARRLAAAGVDEPDEIAELFFGPILHRWLLRTRPFDDGWVRRHVERTVRAASV
- a CDS encoding SDR family NAD(P)-dependent oxidoreductase — its product is MTTNQRWMITGGSRGLGRALTLGALDAGHAVVATARAGHSLPDHELLSVLELDVRDRRSVQDAVDAAASRLGGLDVVINNAGVGLIGATEEVSEEATRLLIDTNLLGPLWLSQAAIPIMRAQGAGHIVQISSVGAVGTMPTLGLYNATKWGLEAFSEAMAAEVRRFGIRVSLIEPGALDTDWAGSSMRFAAPMPENDDLRTELFGTAEVPWPAAGPTGGTSPEDAAAAILAWVQDPRDDRLRVLVGDDAPSQVRAALDLRYEDYSHDPRFAGG
- a CDS encoding VOC family protein; translated protein: MTIKLENIGIAVRNIDAAIAFFTDLGLSVVSRETISGSWADTAVGLDGNHAKIAVLQTPDGHGQLELFEYIHPTAIETDPVLPNEIGMHRVAFSVDDIDAALAIAARHGCHPLRGVANYNDIYKLTYLRGPSGIIVMLAQELSRTR
- a CDS encoding ComEC/Rec2 family competence protein; amino-acid sequence: MIVVLAVGASVAFTVMTESVHRDVAREWDGRVVEAVGEVASSASVGRDGRLWVDVQLRGIGPPGQVRAVSAPVRVGIDPVDGFDLGAVVRVTAESAVTDAGERAALVLFASAASVEREASGVFAAAAGLRHAFIERSTRLPEPGAGLLPGLAVGDTRAVAAELDDAMRTSGLSHLTAVSGANCAIVVGAVFWLASLCGAGRGLRIVLAALGLAGFVVLVTPEPSVIRAGVMAGVAMTSILIGRPSAGAGMLALSAAGILIADPWLASTPGFALSVVASGALILLAPVLSRGLARWMPQPLALAIGVPLAAQLACGPIIALFAEQQSLVGLAANLLAAPAAPVATVIGLLACLCAPVPLLADLLAASAWLPASWIAATADATSRLPFAVVAVPPGVFSAAAVAALSACVGVVIAGESVRVRGVRTAASLVLAAGAALACAHALLSGPLARMTTPTAWSIAACDVGQGDAVLVRSQEQVALIDTGPDPDSLAACVRALGIDRVDLLVLTHFDIDHVGGVEAVQGMVGTVVHGPLGEPADRRTLDRLRSGGAAVVQGVAGMRGDLGAADWQVLWPERESRAYPPGNDMSVVVEIGGAEVPRSLFLGDLSAQPQGMLLHSGRLRGEYDLVKVAHHGSADQDPALYEQADAAALIFSAGLGNDYGHPRAEALALASANGARALRTDLEGRVLVGLDDGALEVWTERPPP